One Acetobacterium sp. KB-1 DNA segment encodes these proteins:
- the nikB gene encoding nickel ABC transporter permease codes for MGKYIRKRLVQLIPILLGVSFITFALMYLAPSDPAEMKLSAQGTAVSQEILDETREEMGLNKPFLEQYLSWLLNLLTGDMGVSYIDNVPVSQKIVTAMPSTIILAVSSMLLTLLIAIPLGILAAIRQNQWVDYSIRFFTFVGTSIPNFFLALVLIYVFAMQLNWLPVLATGSIRGLILPTIALSTVMISKYIRQIRAAVLEELNKDYVMGARSRGIQENVILYKNVLRNSMITVVTLIGLSIGSLLGGAAVVETIFVWRGLGKMVVDAIGARDYPVIQGFVVWMAIIYVVVNLLTDLSYHLLDPRVKEGWET; via the coding sequence GTGGGAAAATATATTAGGAAGCGGTTAGTGCAGTTAATTCCAATACTGCTTGGTGTTAGTTTTATCACCTTTGCATTAATGTATCTTGCGCCTAGTGACCCCGCTGAAATGAAACTCTCAGCTCAGGGAACCGCAGTCAGCCAGGAGATCCTTGATGAAACAAGAGAAGAGATGGGATTAAACAAACCCTTTCTGGAACAATACCTGAGCTGGCTTTTAAATCTTTTAACAGGTGATATGGGGGTCTCTTATATTGATAATGTACCAGTTAGTCAAAAAATAGTAACGGCAATGCCCTCAACCATTATTCTGGCCGTCAGTTCGATGCTCTTAACGCTTTTAATTGCCATTCCGCTGGGGATTTTAGCAGCTATCCGGCAAAATCAATGGGTTGATTATAGCATTCGTTTTTTTACCTTTGTGGGCACCTCAATTCCCAACTTTTTTCTGGCATTGGTTCTGATTTATGTTTTTGCCATGCAATTAAACTGGTTGCCAGTGTTAGCAACAGGATCGATTCGAGGCTTGATTTTGCCCACCATTGCACTATCGACGGTGATGATCTCAAAATATATTCGTCAGATTCGCGCTGCCGTTCTGGAAGAACTAAATAAAGATTACGTGATGGGAGCCCGCTCCCGGGGGATTCAGGAAAATGTTATCTTGTATAAAAATGTATTAAGAAATTCGATGATCACGGTGGTAACCCTGATTGGTCTATCGATCGGGTCGCTTTTAGGCGGCGCAGCAGTGGTGGAAACCATCTTTGTCTGGCGGGGGTTGGGGAAAATGGTTGTTGATGCCATCGGCGCCCGAGATTATCCGGTGATTCAGGGTTTTGTGGTGTGGATGGCAATTATCTATGTTGTGGTTAATTTATTAACCGATTTATCCTATCATCTTTTAGATCCGCGGGTTAAAGAAGGGTGGGAAACCTAA
- the rpe gene encoding ribulose-phosphate 3-epimerase, which produces MNIKIAPSMLSADFSNLERDLKEVEKNGADYLHVDIMDGHFVPNITIGPDQVASLRKTIKIPFDVHLMISEPLKYIDRFADAGADIITVHVESDGEIKDCIDAIVKKGVRPGLVVSPDTSLEVIKPYLDHISMILIMCVYPGFGGQSYIPESTEKISACRQMIGNRNIDLQVDGGINFNTLKEVVEAGANVIVSGSCLFKGDMKENLGQFKKIIKG; this is translated from the coding sequence ATGAATATTAAAATAGCACCCTCTATGCTCAGTGCAGATTTTTCTAATCTGGAACGGGATCTAAAAGAAGTTGAAAAAAATGGCGCCGATTATCTCCATGTGGATATTATGGATGGACATTTTGTGCCCAATATTACCATCGGTCCGGATCAGGTGGCGAGCCTGCGAAAGACCATAAAGATCCCCTTTGATGTTCACCTCATGATTAGCGAGCCGCTAAAATATATCGATCGGTTTGCTGATGCCGGAGCGGATATCATTACCGTTCATGTGGAGTCGGATGGGGAGATTAAGGACTGTATTGACGCCATTGTAAAAAAAGGGGTCAGACCCGGACTGGTGGTTTCTCCGGATACTTCTCTGGAGGTGATAAAGCCGTATCTTGATCACATTAGCATGATCCTGATTATGTGTGTCTATCCCGGTTTTGGCGGACAAAGCTATATTCCAGAAAGCACCGAAAAAATAAGCGCCTGTCGCCAAATGATTGGTAATCGAAATATTGATCTTCAGGTTGATGGGGGAATTAATTTTAACACCCTAAAAGAAGTAGTGGAAGCTGGGGCCAATGTCATTGTTTCCGGATCCTGCTTATTTAAAGGCGATATGAAAGAAAATTTAGGACAGTTCAAAAAAATCATCAAGGGATAA
- a CDS encoding ABC transporter ATP-binding protein: MNSLLEVKNLDVGYGKIEIIKNAEFSVEKGEILGIVGESGSGKSTLLKAIMQLSDTGVTIQQGNIYFQGKDMRNLSNEEKRAFRGSQMGVIFQNPGSSLNPLRRIKKQFIETMQSHVKIDKKEAGERILSLLDKLNLKDGERVLNSYPYELSGGMNQRIAIALAMIMEPKLLLADEPTSALDVTIQAQVVDEMMGLRERFGTSIVIITHNMGVVSKMADKIAVMYAGRIVEYGEKAEVIRNHRHPYTRALLEAIPRLDGKRPVGLKGRPPTFNEVKCGCGFAGRCIHGCEACRTKNQDLFKVAENHWTSCQHGCGV, from the coding sequence ATGAACAGTCTTTTGGAAGTAAAGAATCTTGATGTTGGCTATGGCAAGATAGAGATCATTAAAAATGCCGAGTTTTCGGTAGAAAAAGGTGAAATCCTTGGCATCGTCGGAGAAAGCGGCAGCGGCAAAAGTACGCTCTTAAAAGCCATTATGCAATTATCCGATACGGGTGTGACTATTCAACAGGGAAATATTTATTTTCAGGGAAAGGATATGAGAAATTTATCCAATGAGGAAAAAAGAGCCTTCCGCGGTTCGCAGATGGGCGTTATTTTTCAGAATCCCGGTTCGTCTCTAAACCCGCTCAGACGGATAAAAAAACAATTCATTGAAACCATGCAGAGTCATGTTAAAATCGATAAAAAAGAAGCTGGGGAACGGATATTAAGTCTTCTGGATAAACTGAATCTAAAGGATGGCGAACGCGTTTTAAACAGTTATCCCTATGAATTAAGCGGGGGCATGAATCAGCGGATTGCCATTGCTCTGGCAATGATTATGGAGCCAAAACTTTTGTTGGCAGATGAACCAACCAGTGCTCTGGATGTAACGATTCAAGCTCAGGTAGTGGATGAGATGATGGGGCTGCGGGAGCGCTTTGGCACATCAATTGTGATCATTACCCACAATATGGGGGTTGTTTCAAAAATGGCTGATAAAATTGCGGTTATGTACGCCGGACGGATAGTTGAATATGGGGAAAAAGCAGAAGTAATCAGAAATCATCGCCATCCCTATACCCGAGCTCTCTTAGAAGCCATCCCCAGGCTGGATGGCAAACGACCGGTGGGATTAAAAGGACGACCGCCGACGTTTAATGAAGTTAAATGCGGCTGTGGTTTTGCCGGTCGTTGCATCCATGGCTGTGAGGCGTGTAGAACAAAAAATCAGGATTTGTTTAAGGTTGCCGAAAATCATTGGACGAGTTGTCAGCATGGCTGTGGAGTTTAA
- the nikC gene encoding nickel transporter permease — protein sequence MKKIKLPMDAVHKRLYFLFGVVLILIVLSLVAPWLCPHDPNLTDLKLAKQPPSSEYPFGTDSYGRCVFSRVLMGAKVSIFASLALVMGTFIFGTAYGVVCGYYGGKVDRALMGVVDILLAFPDMILAIAVAGILGGGLINAMIALAVTGWTQYARLARGSVMVVKSEVYIQAARISGNSHSRIMWRHMLPNISGPLIVTATLQIGGMMMGIAGLSFLGIGVQIPQAEWGSMINEGRSLMQTAPWIILYPGVVMLVAVMIFNLLGDTVRDLLEPKQQTI from the coding sequence ATGAAAAAAATAAAACTGCCAATGGATGCCGTTCATAAGCGTTTGTATTTTCTTTTCGGTGTTGTCCTGATTCTAATCGTTTTAAGTCTAGTAGCACCCTGGCTGTGTCCCCATGATCCAAATTTAACCGATTTAAAATTGGCGAAGCAACCGCCCTCGTCAGAATATCCTTTTGGTACCGATAGTTATGGCCGATGTGTTTTTTCAAGAGTGTTAATGGGTGCCAAGGTTTCCATCTTTGCTTCCCTGGCATTAGTAATGGGGACCTTTATCTTTGGAACGGCCTATGGGGTGGTTTGCGGATATTATGGCGGAAAGGTTGACCGGGCACTGATGGGTGTGGTTGATATATTGTTGGCTTTTCCGGATATGATTCTGGCCATTGCGGTAGCGGGTATTTTAGGTGGTGGTCTGATCAATGCCATGATTGCCCTGGCGGTGACCGGCTGGACCCAGTATGCACGATTAGCCCGGGGCAGTGTCATGGTAGTAAAGTCTGAGGTTTATATTCAAGCCGCCAGGATTTCCGGAAACAGTCATTCCCGGATCATGTGGCGGCATATGTTACCGAATATTTCAGGACCCTTAATTGTTACGGCAACCCTGCAAATTGGTGGAATGATGATGGGCATCGCCGGATTGTCCTTTCTAGGAATCGGCGTGCAGATTCCCCAGGCCGAGTGGGGCTCAATGATCAATGAAGGCCGTAGTCTGATGCAGACGGCCCCTTGGATTATTCTCTACCCAGGGGTAGTTATGTTGGTAGCGGTGATGATTTTTAATCTTCTCGGTGATACAGTTCGGGATTTATTAGAACCCAAACAACAAACGATCTAA
- a CDS encoding PTS sugar transporter subunit IIA — MDSLIHIDRIQVNCTVKDQFDAIALAATPLLSQGCVTEDFVEAVVERERTFPTGLPTKIGVALPHTEAKYVLKESISIVTLKNTIVFAGMGNPKESISVQIIFLLAINNPEKQLKILQTIITIIQNEKMLQKIKDAKEPQMIYNLIKTFL; from the coding sequence ATGGACTCGTTAATCCATATCGATCGCATTCAAGTCAATTGTACGGTCAAGGATCAGTTTGATGCCATTGCGTTAGCAGCCACACCGCTGCTTTCGCAGGGGTGTGTTACTGAAGATTTTGTTGAAGCGGTAGTGGAAAGAGAAAGAACCTTTCCGACCGGTTTACCCACAAAAATAGGGGTGGCGTTGCCCCATACTGAAGCGAAATATGTATTAAAAGAAAGTATTTCCATTGTGACGTTAAAAAACACCATTGTTTTTGCTGGCATGGGGAATCCCAAGGAAAGTATTTCGGTCCAGATAATTTTTTTACTGGCCATTAATAATCCTGAAAAACAACTAAAGATCTTACAGACGATCATTACCATTATTCAAAATGAAAAAATGTTACAAAAAATAAAAGATGCAAAAGAGCCGCAAATGATTTACAATCTTATTAAGACCTTTTTATAA
- a CDS encoding PTS sugar transporter subunit IIB → MKLVLVACGTALATSTVVAKKIEQIALENGIACQTVQAKAVDAFKKYQELHPDAIVCTCQLEGDIDIPVINGRAFLTGINLQSTIDQLIEILKK, encoded by the coding sequence ATGAAACTTGTTTTAGTTGCGTGTGGAACTGCCCTGGCGACCTCGACTGTAGTTGCCAAAAAGATTGAACAGATTGCGCTGGAAAATGGGATTGCCTGTCAAACTGTTCAAGCCAAAGCGGTAGATGCCTTTAAAAAGTATCAAGAATTACATCCCGATGCGATTGTCTGTACCTGTCAACTGGAAGGGGACATTGATATTCCGGTGATTAATGGCCGCGCTTTTTTAACCGGGATTAATTTACAAAGTACCATTGACCAGTTGATTGAAATATTAAAAAAATAG
- the gyrB gene encoding DNA topoisomerase (ATP-hydrolyzing) subunit B: MPENKVDNYTADQIQVLEGLEAVQKRPGMYIGSTGSRGLHHLVYEVVDNSIDEALAGYCKNISVTIHQDDSITVVDDGRGIPTGMNHAQGKTGVELALTVLHAGGKFGGGGYKVSGGLHGVGVSVVNALSEKLTVEVKQKGQIFFQSYEKGKPTCDLTVTGTTNRTGTTIYFKPDKDIFEETDYDFDILEHRLRELAFLNKGVSINLTNEKESPKKKETYHYTGGIHSYVEYMNRNKDPLYDKITYFEKEQDDYALEIAFQYTTGYSENIFSYANNINTPEGGTHLNGFKSALTRTVNTYARKNGFLKGNDKNLTGEDAREGLTAIVSIKLLDPQFEGQTKSKLGNTEVKGIVETIVGDQLSALMEENPSIAKNIIEKTLSAARAREAAKKAREFTRRKSALDSTALPGKLADCREKDPALSEIYIVEGDSAGGSAKSGRDSKTQAILPLRGKILNVEKARLDRILTTDSLKSMIIAFGTGVGEEFNVEKARYHKIIIMTDADVDGAHIRTLLLTFFYRYMPGLIEAGYVYIAQPPLYKITRGKQVDYAYTDRDLEKKLEGVDDRSRISLQRYKGLGEMDAHQLWETTMDPGVRTLLQVNIEEASYADEIFTILMGDKVQPRKEFIERNAKKVKNLDI; this comes from the coding sequence ATGCCAGAAAATAAAGTAGATAATTATACCGCTGATCAGATCCAGGTCCTTGAAGGATTGGAAGCTGTTCAAAAAAGACCGGGGATGTATATCGGCAGCACCGGGTCCCGGGGTTTACACCATTTAGTTTATGAGGTGGTGGATAATAGTATTGATGAAGCCCTGGCCGGCTATTGTAAAAACATCAGTGTCACCATTCATCAGGACGACTCGATTACCGTTGTCGATGATGGTCGGGGGATTCCCACCGGGATGAACCATGCCCAGGGAAAAACCGGGGTTGAATTGGCCTTAACGGTTCTTCATGCCGGTGGTAAATTTGGTGGCGGTGGCTATAAGGTATCCGGCGGTCTTCATGGGGTTGGGGTCTCAGTAGTTAACGCTTTATCCGAAAAATTAACCGTTGAAGTCAAACAAAAGGGCCAGATCTTTTTTCAAAGCTATGAAAAAGGCAAGCCAACCTGTGATCTGACCGTCACTGGTACCACCAACCGCACTGGTACGACCATTTACTTTAAACCCGATAAAGACATTTTTGAAGAAACGGACTATGATTTTGATATCCTTGAGCATCGTTTAAGAGAACTGGCTTTCCTTAACAAGGGGGTTTCAATTAATCTGACGAATGAAAAAGAATCACCTAAAAAGAAAGAAACCTATCATTATACCGGCGGGATTCATTCTTATGTGGAGTACATGAACCGCAATAAAGATCCGCTGTATGATAAGATTACTTATTTTGAAAAAGAACAGGACGATTATGCTCTGGAAATCGCCTTTCAATATACCACCGGTTATTCGGAGAATATTTTTTCCTATGCCAATAACATCAATACCCCGGAAGGGGGAACTCATCTTAATGGATTTAAGAGTGCCCTGACCCGAACGGTTAATACCTATGCCCGTAAAAATGGCTTTTTAAAGGGGAATGATAAGAATCTGACCGGTGAAGATGCGCGCGAAGGTTTAACGGCGATTGTCAGCATCAAGCTGCTCGATCCCCAGTTTGAAGGTCAAACGAAATCAAAACTGGGAAACACCGAAGTGAAGGGAATTGTTGAAACCATTGTCGGTGATCAACTATCAGCCTTAATGGAAGAAAATCCCAGTATCGCTAAAAATATTATTGAAAAAACCTTATCGGCCGCCAGAGCCCGTGAAGCCGCTAAAAAAGCCCGTGAGTTTACACGCCGAAAAAGTGCCTTAGATTCCACCGCACTACCTGGAAAACTAGCGGACTGCCGGGAAAAAGATCCTGCTCTGTCAGAAATTTATATCGTCGAAGGGGACTCGGCGGGTGGTTCGGCCAAATCGGGCCGTGACTCCAAAACTCAGGCGATTCTACCCCTGCGTGGTAAGATTTTAAATGTTGAGAAAGCCCGCTTGGATCGGATTTTAACCACCGACTCCTTAAAATCGATGATTATTGCCTTTGGTACCGGGGTCGGAGAAGAATTTAATGTCGAAAAAGCCCGTTATCATAAGATTATTATTATGACCGATGCCGATGTCGATGGTGCCCACATCAGGACTTTATTACTCACCTTCTTTTACCGCTATATGCCAGGTCTGATCGAAGCCGGATATGTCTATATTGCGCAGCCCCCACTTTATAAAATCACCCGGGGGAAACAGGTTGATTATGCCTATACCGATCGGGACCTGGAGAAAAAATTAGAAGGTGTGGATGATCGTTCCCGTATCAGTCTGCAGCGATACAAAGGTCTTGGGGAAATGGATGCCCATCAACTCTGGGAAACGACCATGGATCCTGGCGTTAGAACCTTGCTTCAGGTTAATATTGAAGAAGCCTCCTATGCCGATGAAATCTTCACCATTCTGATGGGAGATAAGGTTCAACCGCGTAAAGAGTTCATTGAACGGAATGCTAAAAAAGTTAAGAATTTGGACATCTAG
- a CDS encoding ABC transporter substrate-binding protein → MKRKVLIMLLSLILMVAVLAGCGNSETGSSGEKHLVWGETQAVSSLDPAVDWQGWFTVRYAISETLFKLDMELVPEPWLAESYENVDTNTWKITIKDKVTFSNGDPLTAEMVVNNLKRVGSTNKRAAAFGEAAYVVAGNVITITTASPFPTLINELCDPYTSIIDLDKTADLDKAPIGTGPYVVADFVEKTTIDLTANKNYWDGTPKIDTVQVKFVTDTDTMAMALQSGEVDVAMNLTSDSRETFESNNDFKIEEVSTSRAYFLYYNLQTVADQAVRQAISMAIDKEGMADFLFDGSITPAVGAFPNDLAYGGSHLKGAIFNVEEAKKVLSAAGYIDTDGDGIVEKDGKPLSVSIVTYKRLKNEAIVTELQSELKAIGIGGEVTVHDNSDFFKAGEFDIGIYSIVTTAVGDPQAFLSGTLGTAGVTNFGHYYNAETDQLLTELKAEFDSDKRAQLAIEVQQKALDEFAFDNIGFVNMAMYMDANITGLKPHPTDYYQMNAEMDMN, encoded by the coding sequence ATGAAAAGAAAAGTATTGATCATGTTGTTGTCATTGATATTAATGGTTGCTGTTTTAGCAGGGTGTGGAAACAGTGAAACCGGAAGCTCGGGAGAAAAACATCTGGTTTGGGGTGAGACACAGGCGGTGAGCTCGCTTGATCCGGCTGTCGATTGGCAGGGTTGGTTTACTGTCCGTTATGCTATTTCAGAGACCCTCTTTAAATTGGACATGGAGCTGGTACCAGAGCCGTGGTTGGCGGAGTCTTATGAAAATGTGGATACCAATACCTGGAAAATTACCATTAAGGATAAGGTCACCTTTTCTAACGGCGACCCGTTAACCGCCGAGATGGTTGTAAACAACTTAAAACGGGTTGGCAGTACCAATAAACGAGCCGCTGCATTTGGCGAAGCCGCTTATGTTGTGGCGGGCAATGTTATAACAATCACAACGGCCAGTCCGTTTCCTACCCTGATTAATGAATTGTGTGATCCTTATACGTCGATTATTGATCTGGATAAAACCGCAGATCTTGATAAGGCACCGATTGGAACCGGTCCCTATGTGGTCGCAGATTTCGTTGAAAAAACGACGATCGATTTAACGGCGAACAAAAATTATTGGGATGGCACACCAAAAATTGATACGGTTCAGGTCAAATTTGTAACGGATACGGATACGATGGCGATGGCCCTTCAATCAGGAGAGGTTGATGTGGCAATGAATTTAACCTCCGACAGTCGGGAAACCTTTGAATCAAATAACGATTTTAAAATTGAAGAAGTATCAACCTCCCGGGCTTATTTCTTGTATTACAATCTTCAGACGGTAGCCGATCAGGCTGTGCGTCAAGCGATATCGATGGCCATTGATAAAGAGGGCATGGCAGATTTCCTTTTTGATGGATCAATTACACCGGCAGTGGGAGCGTTTCCAAACGATCTGGCCTACGGCGGCAGCCATTTAAAAGGAGCAATCTTTAACGTGGAAGAAGCAAAAAAAGTACTTAGTGCGGCCGGTTATATTGACACCGATGGTGATGGGATTGTTGAAAAAGACGGAAAACCGCTAAGCGTGAGCATTGTTACCTATAAACGATTAAAAAATGAAGCCATTGTGACCGAGCTTCAGTCGGAACTAAAAGCCATTGGCATCGGGGGAGAAGTAACGGTTCATGATAATTCGGACTTTTTTAAAGCCGGTGAATTTGATATTGGCATTTACAGTATTGTAACTACCGCTGTAGGCGATCCGCAGGCGTTCTTAAGTGGTACATTGGGAACCGCTGGTGTGACGAATTTTGGACATTACTACAATGCTGAGACAGATCAATTGTTAACCGAATTAAAAGCTGAATTCGACAGTGATAAGCGGGCTCAATTGGCCATCGAGGTGCAACAAAAGGCTTTAGATGAGTTTGCTTTTGACAATATTGGTTTTGTCAATATGGCAATGTATATGGATGCCAATATTACCGGTTTAAAACCACATCCAACCGATTATTATCAGATGAATGCGGAAATGGATATGAACTAA
- the gyrA gene encoding DNA gyrase subunit A has translation MQEIIEFDRIKSINIEEEMKTSYIDYAMSVIIGRALPDVRDGLKPVHRRIIYAMSQLGLTPDKTFRKSARIVGDVLGKYHPHGDSSVYDAMVRMAQEWSIRYLIVNGQGNFGSVDGDSAAAMRYTEAKMGKIAAELLRDINKETVDFVPNFDESETEPSVLPSKYPNLLVNGSSGIAVGMATNIPPHNLGEIIDGTIAFIDDPEITIDELMKHVKGPDFPTAGIVLGKSGIKSAYRTGRGRIKVRGKVDVVTTKKGKKQIVITEIPYMVNKSKLVEKIAELVKEKKIEGISDLRDESDLKKGMSIIIDLKRDANETIILNQLYKHTQLQETFGVIMLALVNNEPKVLNLKEILFHYIEHQKEIITRRTIFDLKKAEARAHILEGLKIALDHIDEVIKLIRAAADGKVAKEQLVLRFSLSEIQAQAILDMRLQRLTGLEREKIEEEYKELMITIAKLKAILGDGQLVLNIIKEELIEIKEKYGDKRRTNFDIDVEDFEIEDLIEEEEVVITMTHIGYVKRITADNYRSQKRGGKGITALSTRENDFVEHLFTTTTHHYLMFFTNLGKVYRLKAFEIPEGGRTARGTAIVNLLPLEAGEQIATMIPVKEFTADKCLIMATKQGIIKKTDLTEYDTSRKNGIIAINLREGDELINVRLVVQDEEIVMGTQCGYAIRFSSEEVRPISRTSIGVRGIDLRADDVVVGMDIVKKELFVLCVSENGYGKLSASDLYRPQKRGGKGVQTYKVTKKTGQLVGFCVISRDGEIMMINNQGVVIKLGGNDITAVGRNTQGVRLMKLKPEESIATISKVYKEDPVDDLDDDDGENQMTLVDTTEKQ, from the coding sequence ATGCAAGAAATAATTGAATTTGATCGGATAAAATCGATTAATATTGAAGAAGAAATGAAAACTTCCTATATTGACTATGCCATGAGTGTCATCATAGGTCGAGCCTTACCGGATGTTCGGGATGGCTTAAAACCGGTTCATCGCCGGATTATTTATGCCATGAGCCAACTGGGCTTAACTCCGGATAAAACCTTTCGTAAGTCAGCCCGTATCGTCGGGGATGTTTTAGGTAAGTACCACCCCCACGGGGATTCATCGGTTTATGATGCGATGGTGCGAATGGCTCAGGAATGGTCGATTCGTTATCTGATTGTTAATGGTCAGGGTAACTTTGGTTCAGTCGATGGCGACAGCGCCGCAGCGATGCGTTATACCGAAGCAAAGATGGGCAAAATAGCCGCTGAGCTGCTACGGGATATTAATAAAGAAACCGTCGACTTTGTTCCTAACTTTGATGAGTCAGAAACTGAACCATCGGTTTTGCCATCAAAATATCCTAATCTTTTAGTAAATGGGTCCTCCGGGATTGCCGTCGGGATGGCCACCAATATTCCGCCCCATAATCTGGGCGAAATCATTGATGGTACCATCGCCTTTATTGATGATCCGGAGATTACCATTGATGAGCTGATGAAGCATGTCAAAGGACCAGATTTTCCAACTGCTGGTATTGTCTTAGGTAAATCTGGCATTAAAAGTGCCTATCGTACCGGCCGAGGACGAATTAAGGTTCGTGGTAAGGTTGATGTGGTCACCACCAAAAAAGGGAAGAAGCAGATTGTTATCACTGAAATCCCCTACATGGTTAATAAATCCAAGCTGGTTGAAAAAATTGCTGAGCTGGTAAAAGAGAAAAAAATTGAAGGAATCTCGGATTTAAGAGATGAGTCCGACCTGAAAAAAGGAATGTCGATCATCATTGATTTAAAACGGGATGCCAACGAAACGATTATTTTAAATCAGTTATATAAGCATACCCAGCTCCAGGAAACCTTTGGGGTGATCATGCTGGCTTTAGTCAATAATGAACCCAAGGTGCTTAATTTAAAAGAAATTCTTTTTCACTATATTGAACATCAAAAAGAAATTATTACCAGACGAACCATTTTTGATCTTAAAAAAGCGGAAGCCAGAGCCCATATTTTAGAAGGTTTAAAAATTGCTCTGGATCATATTGATGAGGTCATTAAATTAATCCGGGCTGCTGCCGATGGCAAAGTCGCCAAGGAACAGTTAGTTTTACGGTTTAGCCTCTCAGAAATTCAGGCCCAGGCGATTCTGGACATGCGACTCCAGCGTTTAACCGGTCTGGAACGGGAAAAGATCGAAGAAGAATACAAAGAACTGATGATCACCATTGCCAAATTAAAAGCAATTTTAGGTGATGGTCAACTGGTTCTTAATATTATCAAAGAAGAATTAATCGAAATTAAAGAAAAATATGGCGACAAACGTCGCACGAACTTTGATATTGATGTCGAAGACTTTGAAATTGAAGATTTAATCGAAGAAGAAGAAGTCGTCATCACGATGACCCATATTGGTTATGTGAAGCGCATTACCGCTGATAATTACCGGTCACAAAAACGGGGTGGCAAAGGCATTACTGCACTTAGCACCCGCGAAAATGACTTTGTTGAACACCTCTTTACCACCACCACCCATCACTATTTGATGTTCTTTACTAATCTGGGTAAGGTTTATCGCTTAAAAGCCTTTGAAATTCCCGAAGGTGGACGTACGGCCAGAGGAACGGCGATTGTCAATCTGTTGCCACTCGAAGCAGGGGAACAGATTGCAACCATGATTCCGGTCAAAGAATTCACCGCCGATAAATGCCTGATTATGGCAACTAAACAGGGAATTATCAAGAAAACCGATTTAACCGAGTATGATACCTCCCGTAAAAATGGTATTATCGCCATTAATTTAAGAGAAGGTGATGAGCTGATCAATGTCCGGTTGGTTGTTCAGGATGAAGAAATTGTCATGGGAACCCAATGTGGTTATGCAATCCGCTTTAGCTCTGAAGAAGTAAGACCAATCAGCCGAACATCAATTGGTGTCCGGGGGATTGATCTGCGGGCAGATGATGTGGTTGTTGGGATGGATATTGTTAAAAAAGAACTCTTCGTCCTTTGCGTTAGTGAAAATGGCTATGGTAAACTCAGTGCCTCTGATCTGTATCGTCCCCAAAAACGTGGCGGCAAAGGGGTGCAAACCTATAAAGTCACCAAAAAAACCGGTCAATTGGTTGGTTTCTGCGTGATCAGCCGGGATGGCGAAATTATGATGATCAATAATCAGGGCGTTGTTATTAAGCTTGGCGGTAATGATATTACCGCCGTTGGCCGCAATACCCAGGGTGTTCGTCTGATGAAATTAAAACCGGAAGAATCCATTGCCACCATTTCTAAAGTTTATAAGGAGGATCCAGTGGATGATCTCGACGACGATGACGGCGAAAATCAGATGACACTCGTTGATACCACTGAAAAACAATAA